Within Bradymonas sediminis, the genomic segment CGACGAAGCCGGCGGTCAGGTCCTGCACATCAATCCCGAGGATCGTGCGCGCGTAGATGCCCCCGCCGCGCGAGATCACCTTGCGCACCACGCCCCAGTCCTCGGTGCCTCCGCCGGCGACGTAGCGCGACCCCACCACGACATCGTATTTCTCGAGCTGAGCGATCATCTCCGGCAGGTATTTGGGCTGGTGGCTGAAGTCCGCGTCCATCTCGATGATATAATCGTAGCCCGCGTCCAGCCCCCACTCGAAGCCGGCGATATACGCCTTGCCCAGGCCGGCCTTTTCCTTGCGATGCAGCACATGAATGCGCGGGTCGGCGGCGGCCAACTCGTCGGCGATATCTCCGGTGCCGTCGGGGGAGTTATCGTCGATGACCAGCACATGAACCTCCGGCACCACCTTGGCGATGGCCGCGATGATCGGGCGGATATTCTCGGCTTCATTATAGGTCGGCATGCAGATCAGCGTTCGCGGCATAGACACTCCAAATAGCTCCGCCCGGGGCGGTTCAATACAAATAAATAATAGTGCGATTCGCGCGAATACGGCAAATATTGGCGCCCGCGTGCTCGCGATTATTATGGCGTGTCAAACGCAAAGCAAGCCCGCAATCGAGAAGACTTGCTCGTCGGCGATTACTCGGCCGGGGCGTCGGCGCTCGAAGCCTCGTGATGGTAGGCGGCGGCGGGGGGATCGGATTGATTCGCGGCGACCAAGAGCCCCGCAGCGAGCGGCGTGGCGACCAGCG encodes:
- a CDS encoding polyprenol monophosphomannose synthase, producing the protein MPRTLICMPTYNEAENIRPIIAAIAKVVPEVHVLVIDDNSPDGTGDIADELAAADPRIHVLHRKEKAGLGKAYIAGFEWGLDAGYDYIIEMDADFSHQPKYLPEMIAQLEKYDVVVGSRYVAGGGTEDWGVVRKVISRGGGIYARTILGIDVQDLTAGFVAWRAGVLRDIDIERVEASGYVFQIEMKYRAYKRGYRLLEIPIVFPDRTVGVSKMSPNIAAEALWRVWGIRFKK